One Corynebacterium tuberculostearicum DNA window includes the following coding sequences:
- the gluQRS gene encoding tRNA glutamyl-Q(34) synthetase GluQRS, whose translation MNSATTGAGRYAPSPSGDLHFGNLRTALLAWLFARSTGRRFVVRVEDIDKQRSSQESAERQLADLRALGLDWDGEVIYQHDRDAAYEQALSQLPTYECYCSRKDIREASRAPHAIPGQYPGTCRNLTEDQRAAKRAELAAQNRQPALRLLADVPTFTIHDALHGTYTGDVDDFILRRGGQDAGWAYNLAVVVDDAYQDIDQVVRGDDLLSSAPRQAYLASLLGIEPPEYIHVPLVLNESGERLAKRDGAVTLREMGEEGDVVKQLAASLGYEAHSAAELLAQFAPDRLSPEPYIWRG comes from the coding sequence ATGAATTCCGCGACCACCGGCGCCGGCCGCTACGCGCCCAGCCCCTCTGGCGATCTGCACTTTGGCAACCTCCGCACGGCGCTTCTGGCGTGGCTTTTCGCCCGGTCGACGGGCAGGCGCTTTGTGGTGCGCGTGGAGGACATCGATAAGCAGCGCTCCTCCCAGGAGTCGGCCGAGCGCCAGCTTGCGGACCTGCGCGCGCTCGGGCTGGACTGGGACGGCGAGGTCATCTACCAGCACGACCGCGACGCCGCCTATGAGCAGGCCCTGTCCCAGCTGCCGACCTACGAGTGCTATTGCTCCCGCAAGGATATCCGTGAGGCCTCCCGCGCCCCGCACGCCATTCCCGGCCAGTACCCGGGCACCTGCCGCAACCTCACCGAAGACCAGCGCGCGGCCAAGCGCGCCGAGCTTGCGGCCCAGAATCGCCAGCCTGCTCTTCGCCTGCTTGCCGACGTCCCCACATTCACCATCCACGACGCCCTCCACGGCACCTATACGGGCGACGTGGACGACTTTATCCTGCGCCGCGGCGGCCAGGATGCTGGATGGGCCTATAACTTGGCCGTCGTCGTCGACGATGCCTACCAAGACATCGACCAAGTGGTCCGCGGCGATGACCTGCTCTCCTCCGCGCCGCGGCAGGCCTACCTCGCCTCGCTGCTTGGCATCGAACCGCCGGAGTATATCCATGTCCCGCTCGTACTCAATGAATCCGGCGAGCGCCTGGCCAAGCGCGATGGCGCGGTGACGCTGCGGGAGATGGGGGAGGAGGGGGACGTCGTCAAGCAGCTGGCGGCCTCGCTGGGGTACGAAGCTCACAGTGCCGCGGAGCTGCTCGCGCAATTCGCGCCCGATCGACTCAGCCCTGAGCCTTATATCTGGCGCGGGTAA
- a CDS encoding queuosine precursor transporter, which yields MEKSNGAEVRFIPVRSTLYPWLVTVFVVTFLISNINATKGVQLGPLVTDGAFFLFPLAYIVGDVLSECYGFKSTRRAVYIGFAMAILAAVCFYIAIWLPAADFYEGQEAFAATLGLMPQILAASLAGYLVGQLLNAWTLTAMKKRSGEKGLFARLIASTVVGEFGDTLLFCAIAAPVIGVDTVGGFINYVVVGFVWKTLMEAVMLPVTAAVIKWVKKREDYLPA from the coding sequence ATGGAAAAATCGAACGGCGCTGAGGTGCGCTTCATTCCCGTCCGCTCCACCCTCTACCCCTGGCTGGTCACCGTGTTTGTGGTGACCTTCCTGATTTCTAATATCAACGCCACCAAGGGCGTCCAGCTCGGCCCGCTGGTTACCGACGGCGCCTTCTTCCTCTTCCCGCTGGCCTATATTGTCGGCGATGTGCTCTCCGAGTGCTATGGCTTCAAGTCCACCCGGCGCGCGGTCTACATCGGCTTCGCGATGGCAATTCTGGCGGCCGTGTGCTTCTATATCGCCATCTGGCTGCCGGCAGCCGATTTCTACGAGGGCCAAGAGGCCTTCGCCGCCACGCTCGGCCTGATGCCGCAGATCCTGGCAGCTTCGCTGGCCGGCTACCTGGTGGGCCAGCTGCTGAATGCCTGGACGCTGACCGCCATGAAGAAGCGGTCCGGCGAAAAGGGCCTCTTCGCGCGCCTTATCGCCTCCACCGTGGTGGGCGAGTTCGGCGATACGCTACTCTTTTGCGCCATCGCCGCGCCGGTTATCGGCGTAGACACCGTGGGCGGGTTCATCAATTACGTCGTCGTGGGCTTCGTGTGGAAGACCCTGATGGAGGCCGTCATGCTGCCGGTGACGGCCGCGGTCATTAAGTGGGTGAAGAAGCGCGAGGACTACTTGCCGGCGTAG
- the recR gene encoding recombination mediator RecR, translating to MFEGPLQDLIDEFSRLPGIGPKSAQRIAFHVLHMEPEDIERLQNALGAVRDGVTFCRICCNISREDVCRICINSQRDASTICVVEEPKDIQVIERTGEYEGRYHVLGGALDPLANVGPRDLNISTLLQRLGGVLPDRELADSTPEAPLYDATPTIHEVILATDPNTEGEATAAYLVRLLRDFPDLKITRLASGMPLGGDLEFVDELTLSRALSGRLTI from the coding sequence ATGTTTGAAGGACCTCTGCAAGACCTCATCGACGAGTTTTCGCGCCTGCCGGGCATCGGCCCGAAGTCGGCGCAGCGCATCGCGTTTCACGTTTTGCACATGGAGCCCGAGGACATCGAGCGGCTGCAGAACGCGCTGGGCGCGGTGCGCGACGGCGTGACCTTCTGCCGCATCTGCTGCAATATTTCCCGCGAGGATGTCTGCCGCATCTGCATTAATTCGCAGCGCGACGCCTCGACCATATGCGTGGTGGAAGAGCCGAAGGATATCCAGGTCATCGAGCGCACCGGAGAGTATGAGGGCCGCTACCACGTCTTGGGTGGCGCGCTGGATCCGCTAGCGAATGTGGGCCCGCGCGATTTGAATATTTCCACGCTGCTGCAGCGCCTGGGCGGCGTGCTGCCGGACCGCGAGCTGGCGGATTCCACCCCTGAAGCCCCGCTTTACGACGCCACCCCCACCATCCACGAAGTCATCCTCGCCACCGACCCCAATACGGAGGGCGAGGCCACCGCCGCATACCTGGTGCGGTTGCTGCGCGACTTCCCTGATTTGAAGATCACCAGATTGGCCTCCGGCATGCCGCTCGGAGGCGATCTGGAGTTCGTGGACGAACTCACCTTGTCCCGCGCGCTTTCTGGCCGCCTGACCATTTAG
- a CDS encoding aminotransferase class I/II-fold pyridoxal phosphate-dependent enzyme: MSLLTLESSELAELAAQVRKDYEDLKAKGLKLDLTRGKPAKAQLDLSNDLLALPGPGHYTDAAGNDLRNYGNQKGIKELRDIWGKLTNMDPELLVAADSSSLNIMFDLISWAFLFGTNDSAQPWSKEEKLKWICPVPGYDRHFAITEQFGFELVTVPMEEDGPDVEAVEKLVADPAVKGMWVVPMFANPTGAVISEDKARRLARMEAGAPDFRIVWDNAYAVHTLTEDFPEILPILDIAAEEGNPNRFWAMSSTSKITFAGAGVGFFGTSEDNLEWYLEHAGIRGIGPNKINQLAHHEFFGSAEGVRAVMRRHAALIKPKFDAVLRILEKRLGEYEVAQWTNPKGGYFISLDVVDGTANRVWELARDAGILLTQAGSAYPYGQDDNDRNIRLAPTLPPQEEVEAAMDGVATCVLLAAVEKLGA, encoded by the coding sequence ATGTCGCTTCTTACTTTGGAATCGTCCGAACTCGCGGAGCTCGCCGCCCAGGTCCGTAAGGACTACGAGGACCTTAAGGCTAAGGGCCTGAAATTGGACCTGACCCGCGGAAAGCCGGCCAAGGCACAGCTGGACCTCTCCAATGATTTGCTGGCGCTGCCCGGCCCGGGCCATTACACCGATGCGGCCGGAAACGACCTGCGTAACTACGGCAACCAAAAGGGCATCAAAGAACTGCGCGATATCTGGGGCAAGCTGACCAACATGGACCCAGAGCTGCTCGTGGCCGCAGACTCGTCCTCGCTGAACATCATGTTCGACCTGATCTCTTGGGCGTTTCTCTTCGGCACCAATGATTCTGCGCAGCCGTGGAGCAAGGAAGAAAAGCTCAAGTGGATTTGCCCGGTGCCGGGCTACGACCGTCACTTTGCCATCACGGAGCAGTTCGGCTTCGAGCTGGTTACAGTGCCAATGGAGGAGGACGGTCCGGATGTAGAGGCCGTCGAAAAGCTGGTAGCGGATCCGGCAGTCAAGGGCATGTGGGTAGTGCCGATGTTCGCTAACCCCACCGGCGCCGTGATTTCTGAAGACAAGGCCCGCCGCCTCGCCCGCATGGAGGCCGGCGCGCCGGATTTCCGCATCGTGTGGGATAACGCCTACGCGGTGCACACCCTGACCGAGGACTTCCCGGAAATCCTGCCGATTCTGGATATCGCAGCGGAGGAAGGCAACCCGAACCGCTTCTGGGCCATGTCTTCTACCTCGAAGATCACCTTCGCGGGCGCGGGCGTGGGCTTCTTCGGCACCTCGGAGGACAACCTCGAGTGGTACCTGGAGCACGCGGGCATCCGCGGCATCGGCCCCAATAAGATTAACCAGCTGGCGCACCACGAGTTCTTCGGCTCTGCCGAGGGCGTGCGCGCGGTGATGCGCCGCCATGCCGCGCTGATCAAGCCCAAGTTCGATGCCGTGCTGCGCATCCTAGAAAAGCGCCTCGGCGAGTACGAAGTGGCGCAGTGGACCAACCCGAAGGGCGGCTACTTCATCTCCCTCGACGTCGTCGACGGCACCGCCAACCGCGTCTGGGAGCTGGCGCGCGATGCCGGCATCCTGCTCACCCAGGCCGGATCCGCCTACCCTTATGGCCAGGACGACAATGACCGCAATATCCGCCTCGCCCCAACCCTGCCGCCGCAGGAAGAGGTCGAGGCCGCGATGGACGGCGTCGCCACCTGCGTCCTGCTCGCCGCCGTGGAGAAGCTGGGGGCCTAA
- the tgt gene encoding tRNA guanosine(34) transglycosylase Tgt, which yields MDLSFDVGKRLPEGPGKHGRSGVIHTPHGDIKTPAFIPVATKATVKTLTPEQIRATGAQAILSNAYHLYLQPGHDIVDEAGGVAKFENWHGPTYTDSGGFQVMSLGVGFKKVLAMDIADLSDKDIRAAKKERMAQVDEDGVDFKSVIDGSKHRFTPEKSMQIQHGLGADIMFAFDELTTLVDTRTYQEESVARTHRWAKRCLDEHDRLTRERAHRPKQSLWGVVQGAQYEDLRRQATRGLLDLDRAAREDGKRGFGGFGIGGALEKENLGTIVGWVCDELPEDKPRHLLGISEPDDIFTAVEAGADTFDCVAPTRLARRGGVYTLDGRMNLTNARFKRDFAGVDEEFGGYVSENYSRAYLHHLLKAKEFLAGTLCTIHNVEFMIRLVDNIRAAIDGGYYEAYRDEFLGRYYAGK from the coding sequence ATGGACTTGAGTTTCGACGTCGGCAAGCGCCTGCCTGAAGGCCCCGGCAAGCACGGCCGCAGCGGTGTCATCCACACCCCGCACGGTGATATTAAGACCCCGGCCTTCATCCCAGTGGCCACCAAAGCCACGGTCAAGACGCTGACCCCGGAGCAGATTCGCGCCACCGGTGCGCAGGCCATCTTGTCGAATGCGTATCACCTCTACCTGCAGCCGGGCCACGACATCGTGGACGAGGCCGGCGGCGTGGCCAAGTTTGAAAACTGGCACGGCCCGACCTACACCGATTCCGGCGGATTCCAGGTCATGTCCCTGGGCGTGGGGTTCAAAAAGGTCCTTGCGATGGATATTGCGGATCTCAGCGATAAGGACATCCGCGCCGCCAAGAAGGAACGCATGGCGCAGGTGGACGAGGACGGCGTGGATTTTAAATCCGTCATCGACGGCTCCAAGCACCGCTTTACCCCCGAGAAGTCCATGCAGATCCAGCACGGGCTGGGCGCAGACATCATGTTTGCCTTCGACGAGCTGACCACGCTGGTTGATACGCGCACCTACCAGGAAGAATCCGTCGCGCGCACGCACCGCTGGGCCAAGCGCTGCCTGGACGAGCACGACCGCCTCACCCGCGAGCGCGCCCACCGCCCGAAGCAGTCGCTGTGGGGCGTTGTTCAAGGCGCGCAGTACGAGGATCTGCGCCGCCAAGCCACCCGCGGCCTGCTCGACCTCGACCGCGCCGCCCGCGAGGACGGCAAGCGCGGCTTCGGCGGCTTCGGCATCGGCGGCGCGCTGGAAAAGGAAAACCTGGGCACCATCGTCGGCTGGGTCTGCGATGAGCTACCCGAGGACAAGCCGCGCCACCTGCTCGGCATCTCCGAGCCGGACGATATCTTCACCGCCGTCGAGGCCGGCGCCGATACCTTCGACTGTGTGGCGCCCACCCGCTTGGCGCGCCGCGGCGGCGTCTACACCCTTGACGGCCGCATGAACCTTACCAATGCGCGCTTCAAGCGGGATTTTGCCGGCGTGGACGAGGAATTCGGCGGCTACGTATCCGAGAATTACTCTCGCGCCTACCTGCACCACCTGCTCAAGGCGAAGGAATTCCTCGCCGGCACGCTGTGCACCATCCACAATGTGGAGTTCATGATTCGCTTGGTGGATAATATCCGCGCCGCCATCGACGGCGGCTACTACGAGGCCTACCGCGATGAATTCCTCGGCCGCTACTACGCCGGCAAGTAG
- a CDS encoding YbaB/EbfC family nucleoid-associated protein, whose amino-acid sequence MADQDPMQQANDMNDLIAQAAQVQADLQKAQEEILATNVEGQAGNGLVKVTMTGGAELVDLQIDKSVVDPEDVDTLQDLVMGAFKEAHAAAGRLAQEKIGPLSQGMGGQGGPSFEDVFGGNQ is encoded by the coding sequence ATGGCTGACCAAGACCCAATGCAGCAGGCAAATGACATGAACGACCTCATCGCGCAGGCCGCGCAGGTGCAGGCAGACCTGCAGAAGGCGCAGGAAGAAATCCTCGCCACCAACGTCGAGGGCCAGGCAGGCAACGGCCTGGTTAAGGTGACCATGACCGGCGGCGCCGAGCTCGTGGACCTGCAGATCGATAAGTCCGTCGTGGACCCAGAGGACGTCGACACCCTGCAGGACCTGGTCATGGGCGCGTTCAAGGAGGCCCACGCTGCGGCCGGCCGCCTGGCACAGGAAAAGATTGGCCCGCTGTCCCAGGGCATGGGCGGCCAGGGTGGCCCGTCTTTTGAGGATGTCTTCGGCGGCAACCAGTAG
- a CDS encoding cation:proton antiporter yields MEVLLVLIGLMLLTVFVVAIGDKIGLPWPALLTIITACAVFVPGLPQFEPPTELILPIFLPPLLWALARRTSWGVIREQWVTILSLSVLLVVATTLAVGATAYAFLPGISLAAAILIGAAIAPPDPVAVDAVADPAGIPRRIITTLQTEGLFNDAASIVAFNLALTAVTQGDELSFGGGVLNFFYSAFVAGGLGWGVGRLVALFITHVHDVTARNALTWVTPFAVYLISEELGASGVIAVVIAAVELNSRADIQAEDRLSGQSFWETIELLFTGVAFGLIGLTVNTAIGEVGSDLWHSVVVGVILSLVAFVVRLVWMYIYYRINVSRGRPRVAPLRLQEVLLMTWSGMRGLVTLALVLSIPAGVFSFHHELAVIALTVLLVTMVVPGLLLPWLMERLDLTEASQIASDKMRAAVVSRARAASIEALSHFRPDGHITADAEKVDPEISANVIQWFEDRLGDGEDVSDDSRKQRAWQARHVALEARRTALAAAQEELLRMRGDRAYNPAIVDEVLEEIDRMVLGAKRH; encoded by the coding sequence ATGGAAGTTCTACTGGTGCTCATTGGGCTCATGCTGCTGACCGTGTTCGTCGTCGCCATCGGTGACAAGATTGGGCTGCCGTGGCCGGCCCTGCTGACGATCATCACCGCCTGCGCGGTCTTCGTGCCCGGCCTGCCCCAGTTCGAGCCGCCAACCGAGCTCATCCTGCCCATTTTTCTGCCGCCGCTGCTGTGGGCGCTGGCCCGGCGCACCTCGTGGGGTGTTATCCGTGAGCAATGGGTGACCATCTTGAGCCTGTCCGTGCTTTTGGTGGTCGCCACCACGCTGGCCGTCGGCGCTACGGCTTACGCCTTCCTGCCGGGCATTAGCCTGGCCGCAGCCATCCTCATCGGTGCGGCCATCGCCCCGCCGGACCCCGTCGCCGTTGACGCCGTGGCCGATCCTGCAGGCATCCCACGCCGCATCATCACCACCTTGCAGACCGAGGGCCTGTTTAACGATGCCGCCTCCATCGTCGCCTTCAACCTAGCCTTGACGGCCGTAACCCAAGGCGATGAGCTTTCCTTCGGCGGCGGCGTGCTCAACTTCTTCTACTCCGCATTCGTCGCGGGCGGCCTCGGCTGGGGCGTCGGCCGGCTGGTGGCGCTGTTTATTACCCACGTCCACGACGTCACCGCGCGCAACGCACTGACCTGGGTGACGCCGTTTGCGGTCTACCTCATCTCGGAGGAACTCGGCGCCTCCGGCGTTATCGCCGTGGTCATTGCGGCCGTGGAGCTTAATTCCCGTGCCGATATCCAGGCCGAAGACCGCCTGTCCGGCCAGTCCTTCTGGGAGACCATCGAGCTGCTCTTTACCGGCGTGGCCTTTGGACTCATTGGCCTGACGGTCAATACCGCTATCGGGGAGGTGGGCTCGGACCTATGGCACTCCGTGGTGGTGGGCGTCATCTTGTCCCTTGTGGCCTTCGTCGTTCGCTTGGTGTGGATGTACATCTATTACCGCATCAACGTCTCCCGCGGCCGCCCGCGCGTGGCGCCGCTGCGCCTGCAGGAGGTGCTGCTGATGACGTGGTCCGGCATGCGCGGCCTCGTCACCTTGGCACTGGTTTTGTCCATCCCAGCCGGCGTGTTCAGCTTCCACCACGAACTGGCGGTCATTGCGCTGACCGTTCTCCTGGTCACGATGGTGGTACCCGGCCTGCTGCTGCCGTGGCTGATGGAGCGCCTCGACCTCACGGAGGCCTCCCAGATTGCCAGCGATAAAATGCGCGCCGCCGTGGTGAGCCGCGCGCGTGCGGCCAGCATCGAGGCCCTGTCACACTTCCGGCCGGACGGCCACATTACTGCCGACGCCGAAAAGGTCGACCCCGAAATTTCCGCCAACGTGATTCAGTGGTTCGAGGACCGGCTGGGCGATGGCGAGGATGTTTCCGATGATTCCCGCAAGCAGCGCGCCTGGCAGGCCCGCCACGTGGCTCTGGAGGCCCGCCGGACCGCTTTGGCGGCGGCGCAGGAGGAGCTGCTACGCATGCGCGGCGATCGGGCTTATAACCCGGCCATTGTGGACGAGGTGCTCGAGGAGATTGACCGCATGGTTCTAGGCGCCAAGCGCCACTAG
- a CDS encoding suppressor of fused domain protein produces MTAISASPQPCRRRKRSRPRWTASPPASCSPPWRSWGPKINADESALWLSELIPAPLEFRYVDKRRLGLASLADAQSLALTTTFNTTDTGLQNQDDGTDVRCELLTVARTGQPEVAAAINAAADTFEKADGLLPAQPGVMLPSILDVPDITVHHGLFIAPYLWGGQTPQFREEGRLTLILQLVMLTDSEYAFGVEEGVGKLQEAVAEQGIDLLDWSREG; encoded by the coding sequence ATGACCGCAATATCCGCCTCGCCCCAACCCTGCCGCCGCAGGAAGAGGTCGAGGCCGCGATGGACGGCGTCGCCACCTGCGTCCTGCTCGCCGCCGTGGAGAAGCTGGGGGCCTAAAATCAACGCCGACGAGTCTGCCCTGTGGCTGAGCGAGCTTATCCCGGCGCCGCTGGAGTTCCGCTACGTCGATAAGCGCCGGCTGGGCCTTGCCTCGCTTGCCGACGCCCAATCGCTCGCCCTCACCACCACCTTCAACACCACCGACACCGGCCTGCAAAACCAGGACGACGGCACCGATGTGCGCTGCGAGCTGCTCACGGTGGCGCGCACCGGGCAGCCCGAGGTGGCCGCCGCCATCAACGCCGCGGCTGACACCTTCGAAAAGGCCGACGGCCTGCTGCCGGCGCAGCCGGGCGTGATGCTGCCGTCCATCCTCGACGTCCCAGATATCACCGTGCACCACGGCCTGTTCATCGCCCCGTACCTGTGGGGCGGGCAGACCCCGCAGTTTCGGGAGGAGGGCCGCCTGACCCTCATCTTGCAGCTAGTCATGCTGACGGATTCGGAATATGCGTTTGGGGTAGAAGAGGGCGTCGGCAAGCTGCAGGAGGCGGTGGCCGAGCAGGGCATTGACCTGCTGGACTGGTCGCGCGAGGGTTAG
- a CDS encoding DNA polymerase III subunit gamma and tau — MALYRKYRPATFAEVVGQEQVTTPLSAALDAGRINHAYLFSGPRGCGKTSSARIMARSLNCEHGPTSTPCGKCDSCVSLAPGGPGNLDVTELDAASHNGVEDMRELRDRAYYAPAESRYRIFIIDEAHMISPSGANALLKVVEEPPEHVIFIFATTEPEKIIGTIRSRTHHYPFRLLTPPAMKGLLQRTVAAEGVQVEDAVYPMVIEAGGGSPRDTLSLLDQLLAGAGPDGLTYDLARPLLGVTDVSLLDDAIETLANQDKPGLFAMVDHVIEAGHDPRRFAVDLLDRLRDLMILQAVPGAIEAGLVSAPTDRASVLTAQAQRFSGPQLTYLASTVNDRISDLTGATSPRLLLEIMCAHLLIGSTGPAAAAPAPAAAPASAPTANAAAVSPAPAGPATPGGAPAANSAVAGAQDPQSAAAAIIARRRAKSQEQQASAPSSAPTSAPAAQPQPQAPSQPESQPKAQPEQPAAAEAQRTQKPQNQESQPQPQQQEAGDPWQRERQIPQAEVPGQQTPQPTQPAQSEAPHSRPAQEEQREPLEKPVPARAEESVQETKPESGAESGAEKASEMAQPQAAEEPAGDFAEAVREKWVALRGSVGKRNKVAEIMLAEARVLGFRDGTLTLGHTTGALAERINAPANNAVIVEVLKEEFQRDVAVTCVVGTDPKTAGFDAPRPPQRKEAWTPNQPAREPADDQEAESKPESKPGWRSRIARATQAAKQRDESQFSNGVPLPPEPEPDFAAPPEEPPAYTRDDEERDMMEAAQSTGEMDHRSATEVAMELLERELGARRA; from the coding sequence GTGGCTTTATACCGGAAATATCGTCCAGCAACGTTCGCGGAGGTCGTGGGCCAAGAGCAGGTCACCACGCCGCTATCCGCCGCCCTTGACGCAGGGCGCATCAACCACGCCTACCTCTTTTCCGGCCCGCGCGGCTGCGGCAAGACCTCCTCGGCGCGGATTATGGCCCGCTCGCTCAACTGCGAGCACGGGCCCACCTCGACACCGTGCGGCAAATGCGATTCCTGCGTCTCCCTCGCCCCCGGCGGCCCCGGCAACCTGGACGTGACAGAGCTCGACGCCGCCTCGCACAACGGCGTGGAGGACATGCGCGAGCTGCGCGACCGCGCCTACTACGCGCCGGCCGAATCGCGCTACCGCATCTTCATTATTGACGAGGCGCATATGATTTCGCCCTCCGGTGCGAACGCGCTGCTCAAGGTGGTGGAAGAGCCGCCCGAGCACGTCATTTTCATCTTCGCGACCACGGAGCCGGAGAAAATCATCGGCACCATTCGCTCGCGTACCCACCACTATCCCTTCCGCCTGCTGACCCCGCCGGCCATGAAGGGCCTGCTGCAGCGCACCGTTGCGGCTGAGGGCGTACAGGTCGAGGACGCCGTGTACCCCATGGTCATTGAGGCGGGCGGCGGTTCCCCGCGCGATACTTTGTCTCTGCTGGACCAGCTGCTAGCCGGCGCCGGGCCCGATGGCCTGACCTATGACCTTGCCCGGCCGCTGTTGGGTGTCACCGATGTCTCGCTGCTTGACGACGCCATCGAAACCCTCGCCAACCAAGACAAACCCGGCCTCTTCGCGATGGTCGACCACGTCATCGAGGCCGGCCACGATCCGCGCCGCTTTGCCGTCGATTTGCTCGACCGTTTGCGCGATTTGATGATTCTGCAGGCCGTGCCCGGCGCCATCGAGGCCGGCCTCGTCTCCGCGCCCACCGACCGCGCCTCCGTGCTCACCGCCCAGGCGCAGCGCTTTTCCGGCCCGCAGCTGACTTACCTGGCCTCCACGGTCAACGACCGCATCAGCGACCTCACCGGTGCGACTTCACCGCGCCTGCTGCTGGAAATCATGTGCGCGCATCTGCTTATCGGGTCCACCGGCCCCGCTGCTGCCGCGCCGGCACCCGCAGCGGCTCCCGCCTCCGCCCCCACTGCCAACGCTGCCGCGGTCTCGCCTGCGCCGGCTGGCCCTGCGACCCCGGGCGGTGCTCCCGCGGCCAACTCCGCCGTCGCCGGTGCTCAAGACCCCCAGTCCGCCGCTGCTGCCATCATCGCTCGCCGCCGCGCCAAGTCCCAGGAGCAGCAGGCTTCTGCCCCGTCTTCTGCTCCAACCTCAGCACCGGCCGCTCAGCCGCAGCCGCAGGCCCCGTCGCAACCGGAATCGCAACCGAAGGCGCAACCCGAGCAGCCGGCGGCCGCCGAGGCGCAACGCACGCAGAAGCCTCAGAACCAAGAGTCGCAGCCGCAACCGCAACAGCAAGAGGCTGGAGACCCGTGGCAGCGTGAGCGGCAAATCCCGCAGGCAGAGGTGCCCGGGCAGCAAACGCCGCAGCCGACGCAGCCAGCACAGAGCGAGGCACCGCACTCAAGGCCGGCCCAGGAAGAGCAGCGCGAGCCACTGGAGAAGCCCGTGCCGGCCCGCGCGGAGGAATCTGTCCAGGAAACCAAGCCGGAATCTGGGGCGGAGTCTGGCGCAGAGAAGGCGTCGGAAATGGCGCAGCCGCAGGCGGCGGAGGAGCCGGCGGGCGACTTCGCAGAGGCCGTGAGGGAGAAATGGGTGGCGCTGAGGGGGAGCGTCGGAAAGCGGAATAAGGTGGCCGAAATCATGCTGGCCGAAGCCCGCGTGCTTGGCTTCCGCGATGGCACCCTGACGCTGGGGCACACCACCGGCGCGCTGGCCGAGCGCATCAACGCGCCCGCCAATAACGCCGTCATCGTGGAGGTGCTCAAGGAGGAGTTCCAGCGCGATGTGGCCGTGACCTGTGTGGTGGGCACCGACCCGAAGACCGCCGGTTTCGATGCCCCGCGGCCGCCACAGCGCAAGGAAGCGTGGACGCCGAATCAGCCGGCGCGCGAGCCGGCCGACGACCAGGAGGCGGAGAGTAAACCGGAAAGCAAGCCTGGCTGGCGCTCGCGCATCGCACGGGCGACGCAGGCCGCTAAGCAGCGCGATGAATCGCAGTTCAGCAATGGCGTGCCTCTTCCGCCCGAGCCTGAGCCGGACTTTGCAGCGCCGCCCGAGGAGCCGCCGGCCTACACCCGCGACGACGAAGAGCGCGACATGATGGAGGCTGCACAGTCCACCGGCGAGATGGATCATCGCAGCGCTACCGAGGTAGCTATGGAACTGCTGGAGCGCGAGCTGGGCGCGCGGCGTGCCTAA